A region from the Mycolicibacterium phlei genome encodes:
- a CDS encoding TIGR01777 family oxidoreductase encodes MSVIAVAGSSGLIGTALVYALRATDHRVVRIVRRAPANADEVFWNPDSGEFDPDTLRGVDAVVNLCGVSIGEKRWSGAYKQTLRDSRIGPTEVLAAAVAEVGVPVLVNASAVGYYGDTGARITDETAPPGDGFLAHLCVDWEAATAAARRDGVRVVLARTGLVLAPGGGLVPRLRTLFALGLGARLGNGRQYMPWISLEDEVRALLFAINHDEVSGPLNLTGPAPVTNAEFTTAFGRALNRPTPLAVPGFALRAVVGEFADEGLLGGQRAIPAALERAGFVFHHNTIGEALAFATAGTRA; translated from the coding sequence GTGTCGGTCATCGCGGTCGCCGGGTCGTCCGGCCTCATCGGTACGGCGCTGGTGTACGCCCTGCGCGCCACCGACCACCGGGTGGTGCGCATCGTGCGCCGCGCGCCGGCCAACGCCGACGAGGTGTTCTGGAACCCCGACAGCGGCGAGTTCGACCCGGACACGCTGCGCGGCGTGGACGCCGTGGTGAACCTGTGCGGGGTCAGCATCGGCGAGAAGCGCTGGTCGGGTGCCTACAAGCAGACCCTGCGCGACAGCCGCATCGGACCGACCGAGGTGCTGGCCGCCGCGGTCGCCGAGGTGGGGGTGCCGGTGCTGGTCAACGCCAGCGCGGTCGGCTACTACGGCGACACCGGCGCCCGGATCACCGACGAGACCGCCCCGCCCGGCGACGGTTTCCTGGCGCACCTGTGCGTGGACTGGGAGGCTGCGACCGCGGCGGCCCGCCGGGACGGTGTGCGGGTGGTGCTGGCCCGCACCGGGCTGGTGCTGGCGCCCGGCGGCGGCCTGGTGCCGCGGCTGCGGACGTTGTTCGCGCTCGGGCTCGGCGCCCGGCTGGGCAACGGCCGCCAGTACATGCCGTGGATCAGCCTGGAGGACGAGGTCCGCGCCCTGCTGTTCGCGATCAACCACGACGAGGTGTCCGGCCCGCTCAACCTCACCGGGCCCGCACCCGTCACCAACGCGGAGTTCACCACCGCGTTCGGTCGTGCGCTGAACCGGCCCACCCCGCTGGCGGTGCCGGGTTTCGCCCTGCGCGCCGTCGTCGGGGAGTTCGCCGACGAGGGTCTGCTCGGCGGGCAGCGCGCGATCCCGGCCGCCCTGGAGCGCGCCGGGTTCGTGTTCCACCACAACACCATCGGCGAGGCGCTGGCGTTCGCGACCGCGGGGACGCGGGCGTAA
- the lipA gene encoding lipoyl synthase, protein MTVTPDGRKLLRLEVRNAETPIERKPPWIKTRAKMGPEYKELKSLVKREGLHTVCEEAGCPNIFECWEDREATFLIGGEQCTRRCDFCQIDTGKPAELDRDEPRRVAESVQAMGLRYSTVTGVARDDLPDGGAWLYAETVRAIKALNPNTGVELLIPDFNGKPELLREVFESRPEVLAHNVETVPRIFKRIRPAFRYERSLGVLTAAREFGLVTKSNLILGMGETPEEVRTALKDLHDAGCDIVTITQYLRPSARHHPVERWVHPDEFVEHENFARELGFAGVLAGPLVRSSYRAGRLYAAAKAAAVS, encoded by the coding sequence GTGACGGTTACGCCTGACGGTCGGAAGCTGCTGCGTCTCGAGGTTCGCAACGCCGAGACGCCGATCGAGCGCAAGCCACCGTGGATCAAGACCCGCGCCAAGATGGGCCCGGAGTACAAGGAACTCAAGAGCCTGGTCAAGCGTGAGGGCCTGCACACGGTGTGCGAGGAGGCGGGCTGCCCGAACATCTTCGAGTGTTGGGAGGACCGCGAGGCGACCTTCCTGATCGGCGGCGAACAGTGCACCCGTCGCTGTGACTTCTGCCAGATCGACACCGGCAAGCCCGCCGAGCTGGACCGCGACGAACCGCGCCGGGTGGCTGAGAGCGTCCAGGCCATGGGGCTGCGGTACTCGACGGTCACCGGGGTGGCGCGCGACGATCTGCCCGACGGCGGCGCCTGGCTGTACGCCGAGACCGTCCGCGCGATCAAGGCGCTCAACCCCAACACCGGGGTCGAGCTGCTGATCCCCGACTTCAACGGCAAGCCCGAGCTGCTGCGCGAGGTGTTCGAGTCGCGTCCGGAAGTGTTGGCGCACAACGTCGAAACGGTGCCGCGCATCTTCAAGCGGATCCGCCCGGCGTTCCGCTACGAGCGCAGCCTGGGGGTGCTGACCGCGGCGCGGGAGTTCGGCCTGGTCACCAAGTCCAACCTGATCCTCGGCATGGGTGAGACGCCCGAGGAGGTGCGCACCGCGCTGAAGGATCTGCACGACGCCGGCTGCGACATCGTCACCATCACCCAGTACCTGCGGCCGTCGGCGCGGCACCATCCGGTGGAGCGCTGGGTGCATCCCGACGAGTTCGTCGAGCACGAGAACTTCGCACGTGAGCTCGGGTTCGCCGGGGTGCTCGCCGGTCCGCTGGTGCGCTCGTCGTACCGGGCGGGACGGCTCTACGCTGCGGCCAAAGCCGCCGCCGTATCCTGA
- the lipB gene encoding lipoyl(octanoyl) transferase LipB, with translation MDGSIRSADGPIEVRRLGTVDYQRAWQLQREIHEARVAGGPDTLLLLEHPPVYTAGKRTEPHERPVDGTPVVDVDRGGKITWHGPGQLVGYPIIGLAEPLDVVNFVRRLEEALIAVCSDLGVRTGRVAGRSGVWVAADERGPDRKIAAIGIRVARGTTLHGFALNCDCDLGAFGAIVPCGITDAGVTSLTAELGRPVPVAEVIDRVSESVGDALDGRLPVALTQ, from the coding sequence GTGGACGGTTCAATCCGGTCGGCGGACGGTCCGATCGAGGTGCGGCGCCTGGGCACGGTCGACTACCAGCGGGCCTGGCAGTTGCAGCGCGAGATTCACGAGGCGCGCGTCGCCGGCGGCCCCGACACCCTGCTGCTGCTCGAGCATCCACCGGTCTACACCGCGGGCAAGCGCACCGAACCGCACGAGCGCCCGGTCGACGGCACCCCCGTCGTCGACGTCGACCGCGGCGGCAAGATCACCTGGCACGGTCCCGGCCAGCTGGTGGGCTATCCCATCATCGGGTTGGCCGAACCCCTCGACGTGGTGAATTTCGTTCGCCGCCTTGAGGAAGCGTTGATCGCGGTGTGCAGCGACCTCGGGGTGCGCACGGGCCGGGTGGCGGGCCGCTCCGGGGTGTGGGTGGCCGCCGACGAGCGTGGGCCGGACCGCAAGATCGCCGCGATCGGGATCCGGGTGGCGCGCGGGACGACGCTGCACGGGTTCGCGCTGAACTGCGACTGCGATCTGGGCGCGTTCGGCGCGATCGTGCCCTGCGGGATCACCGACGCCGGGGTGACGTCGCTGACGGCCGAACTGGGCCGGCCGGTGCCGGTGGCCGAGGTGATCGATCGGGTGTCCGAATCCGTCGGCGACGCGCTCGACGGCAGACTGCCGGTAGCCTTAACACAGTGA
- a CDS encoding DUF4191 domain-containing protein — protein sequence MAKKRNPAEVKAAKAEAKAARKAAAKQRRSQLWQAFQIQRKEDKRLLPYMISAFVLIVAASVALGLVAGGLTTYMMIPLGIVLGALVAFIIFGRRAQKSVYQKAEGQTGAAAWALENMRGKWRVTPGVAVTGHFDAVHRVIGRPGVIFVAEGAPSRVKPLLAQEKKRTARLVGDTPIYDVIIGNGEGEVPLAKLERHLNKLPANITVKQLDALESRLTALSTKAGPAATPKGPLPAQAKMRGVQRTVRRR from the coding sequence ATGGCTAAGAAGCGCAATCCAGCTGAGGTCAAGGCTGCGAAGGCAGAGGCAAAGGCGGCCCGCAAGGCGGCCGCCAAGCAGCGCCGCAGCCAGCTGTGGCAGGCGTTCCAGATCCAACGCAAGGAGGACAAGCGCCTGCTGCCCTACATGATCAGCGCGTTCGTGCTGATCGTGGCGGCCTCGGTGGCGCTGGGCCTGGTCGCGGGCGGGCTGACCACCTACATGATGATCCCGCTGGGCATCGTGCTCGGTGCGCTGGTCGCGTTCATCATCTTCGGGCGCCGCGCGCAGAAGTCGGTGTATCAGAAGGCCGAGGGTCAGACCGGTGCGGCGGCGTGGGCGCTGGAGAACATGCGCGGCAAGTGGCGGGTCACCCCGGGTGTGGCGGTGACCGGGCATTTCGACGCGGTGCACCGGGTGATCGGCCGGCCGGGTGTGATCTTCGTCGCCGAGGGGGCGCCGTCGCGGGTCAAGCCGCTGCTGGCGCAGGAGAAGAAGCGCACCGCGCGGCTGGTCGGTGACACCCCGATCTACGACGTGATCATCGGCAACGGTGAGGGCGAGGTGCCGCTGGCCAAGCTGGAGCGCCACCTCAACAAGCTGCCCGCCAACATCACGGTCAAGCAGCTGGACGCGCTGGAGTCGCGGCTGACGGCGCTGAGCACCAAGGCCGGCCCCGCCGCGACGCCGAAGGGCCCGCTGCCCGCGCAGGCCAAGATGCGCGGCGTGCAGCGCACCGTCCGCCGCCGC